From the genome of Bradyrhizobium elkanii USDA 76, one region includes:
- a CDS encoding ribonuclease D has protein sequence MTIRLHRGDLPDLSRYTDSVAIDTETMGLHPHRDRLCVVQMSNGDGTADVIQIPKGHTDSPNLKALLANPKITKIFHFARFDVAVLYNTFGVMPTPVYCTKIASRLSRTYTDRHGLKDLVREVLNVELSKQQQSSDWGAQSLSEAQLAYAASDVLHLHALRDKLNVMLAREGRTDLAQACFDFLPTRARLDLDGWEAEDIFAHS, from the coding sequence ATGACCATCCGCCTGCATCGCGGCGACCTGCCCGATCTGTCCCGCTACACCGACTCGGTGGCGATCGACACCGAGACCATGGGATTGCATCCGCACCGTGACCGGCTCTGCGTGGTGCAGATGTCGAACGGCGACGGTACCGCCGACGTGATCCAGATTCCGAAGGGCCACACCGATTCGCCGAACCTGAAGGCGCTGCTCGCCAATCCCAAGATCACCAAGATCTTCCATTTCGCACGGTTCGACGTCGCGGTGCTCTACAACACGTTCGGCGTGATGCCGACGCCGGTCTATTGCACCAAGATCGCCTCGCGCCTGTCGCGCACCTACACCGATCGCCACGGCCTGAAGGATCTGGTGCGCGAGGTGCTGAACGTCGAATTGTCGAAGCAGCAGCAGTCGAGCGACTGGGGCGCGCAAAGCCTCAGCGAGGCCCAGCTCGCCTACGCCGCCTCCGACGTGCTGCATCTGCATGCGCTGCGCGACAAGCTGAATGTCATGCTCGCGCGCGAGGGACGGACAGACCTCGCCCAGGCCTGCTTCGACTTCCTCCCCACCCGCGCCAGGCTCGATCTCGACGGCTGGGAGGCCGAGGACATTTTCGCCCATTCATGA
- the lptC gene encoding LPS export ABC transporter periplasmic protein LptC — protein sequence MNSVQNPAYVTGLEARFAAAARHSRMVRILRVAVPAMVGLAMAVIIYIALFNPFHDLIPKLPLEMDNLVVSGTKITMEAPHIAGFSNDGRPYEMWAKAAIQDVTDPDHVELKTIRAKVAQQDQSTVTMDARTGFFDNKKQLLDLRQDIFLQSSTGYEARLTQAFVDINKGNVSSDEHVDVKLLDGTLTADRLRIYNSGELVRFEGNVVMNLDKLGDNNAAPPAEPAPPPPPSPKPRKSANTK from the coding sequence GTGAATTCGGTTCAGAATCCAGCCTATGTCACGGGCCTCGAGGCGCGCTTCGCCGCCGCCGCGCGGCACAGCCGCATGGTGCGGATCCTGCGCGTCGCGGTGCCCGCGATGGTCGGGCTGGCGATGGCCGTGATCATCTATATCGCGCTGTTCAATCCGTTCCACGACCTGATCCCCAAGCTGCCGCTCGAGATGGATAATCTCGTCGTGTCCGGCACCAAGATCACGATGGAAGCGCCGCATATCGCCGGCTTCTCCAACGACGGACGGCCTTACGAAATGTGGGCCAAGGCGGCGATCCAGGACGTCACCGATCCCGACCATGTCGAGCTGAAGACGATCCGCGCCAAGGTGGCGCAACAGGATCAGTCGACAGTGACAATGGATGCGCGCACCGGCTTCTTCGACAACAAGAAGCAGCTGCTCGACTTGCGCCAGGACATCTTCCTGCAGTCGTCCACCGGCTATGAGGCCCGGCTGACGCAGGCCTTCGTCGACATCAACAAGGGCAACGTGTCGTCGGACGAGCATGTCGACGTCAAGCTGCTCGACGGCACGCTCACCGCCGACAGGCTTCGGATCTACAACAGCGGCGAGCTGGTGCGGTTCGAAGGCAATGTCGTGATGAATCTCGACAAGCTCGGCGACAACAATGCCGCCCCGCCGGCCGAGCCCGCTCCACCGCCGCCGCCGTCACCGAAGCCGCGCAAATCCGCCAACACGAAATGA
- a CDS encoding LptA/OstA family protein yields MMRRFPHGMAIAAFLFALFAASASFAQGSMSGVPNAMQGFSQNRDQPIQIEAASLEMRDKKKEATFAGNVKVVQGDTTMTSKTLVVFYEDKSTQAPAPAPTGTKGAAAKGAAPMQSATPGPGGASSIKRLEAKGNVVVTQKDQVVTGETAIFDTKTNLITMLGGGGSQVVLTQCQNVLRGDRLLVDMTTGVSRVEADNGKVQGLFIQSPGGQSGKCGTPAAPGSAPAPSPLQLIPGGKSK; encoded by the coding sequence ATGATGAGACGTTTTCCGCACGGCATGGCAATTGCGGCGTTCCTGTTCGCTCTTTTCGCCGCGAGTGCTTCGTTCGCGCAGGGCTCGATGAGCGGCGTGCCCAACGCCATGCAGGGCTTCTCGCAGAACCGCGACCAGCCGATCCAGATCGAGGCCGCCTCGCTGGAAATGCGCGACAAGAAAAAGGAGGCGACCTTCGCCGGCAATGTGAAGGTCGTGCAGGGCGACACCACCATGACGTCAAAGACGCTGGTCGTGTTCTACGAGGATAAATCGACCCAGGCGCCGGCGCCCGCCCCGACCGGCACCAAGGGTGCAGCCGCCAAGGGCGCCGCACCGATGCAGTCGGCAACGCCCGGCCCCGGCGGCGCCTCCTCGATCAAGCGGCTGGAGGCGAAGGGCAATGTCGTCGTGACCCAGAAGGACCAGGTCGTCACCGGCGAGACCGCGATCTTCGACACCAAGACCAATTTGATCACGATGCTCGGCGGCGGCGGCAGCCAGGTGGTGCTGACCCAGTGCCAGAATGTGCTGCGCGGCGACCGCCTTTTGGTCGACATGACCACCGGCGTCTCGCGCGTCGAAGCCGACAATGGCAAGGTGCAGGGCCTGTTCATCCAGTCGCCGGGCGGACAGAGCGGCAAGTGCGGCACGCCGGCCGCCCCCGGCTCAGCCCCGGCCCCGTCGCCGCTGCAGCTGATTCCGGGCGGCAAGTCCAAGTAA